One Acidobacteriota bacterium genomic region harbors:
- a CDS encoding sigma-70 family RNA polymerase sigma factor encodes MEAIDTAAVDLARSGDQDAFRDLVERHSRRVFVLAYRITGNEYDAEEVVQETFLKVHRKLKRFQSRSRFSTWLHRIAVNCAYDLLRRRRRHVDGRQEPEEHLAGRHQEWESGRPSAEQVLLSQEASDRVKKALGLLTPQERAAFVLRHFEGLSSSEIADRLGVGKSAAKHAVFRAVQKLRGRLRSYAGGLS; translated from the coding sequence ATGGAAGCGATCGACACGGCGGCCGTCGACTTGGCCCGCAGCGGCGATCAAGACGCCTTCCGCGATTTGGTGGAGCGCCACAGCCGCAGGGTTTTCGTACTGGCCTACCGGATAACCGGCAACGAATACGACGCTGAGGAGGTCGTGCAGGAGACGTTTCTGAAGGTGCACCGAAAGCTCAAGCGCTTTCAGTCGCGCAGCCGTTTCTCGACTTGGCTGCACCGCATCGCCGTCAACTGCGCCTACGACCTGCTGCGCCGTCGTCGCCGTCATGTGGACGGCCGGCAGGAGCCCGAGGAACATCTCGCTGGAAGGCATCAAGAGTGGGAAAGCGGGCGGCCCTCGGCGGAGCAGGTGCTGCTCAGTCAAGAAGCCTCCGACCGGGTCAAGAAGGCCCTCGGCCTTCTGACACCGCAAGAGCGGGCCGCCTTCGTGCTGCGCCATTTTGAGGGCCTGTCCAGCAGCGAGATCGCTGACCGGCTGGGCGTGGGAAAAAGCGCCGCCAAACACGCCGTTTTCAGAGCCGTACAAAAACTGCGCGGGAGGTTGCGGAGCTACGCAGGAGGACTGTCATGA
- a CDS encoding HEAT repeat domain-containing protein produces the protein MKVRIPVLMLLIAMLTGMAAAGPAEPRAALERYSSQEGASAESQNLYAQGRRHIEGDRFEEAARSFSQVVERGDYRPDGALYWLAYSLSRQGREAEALEALERLLQQYPESQWRSDGRRLRGSVRGSVPAFGVGVGAGVGRSSSGGVGSGAASGVSASRSETISPAARSNLSEKDELRLAILDSLMQADPEKALPQVKKILSSDASSAVKRRALFVLAQSGEAEAGAVVADTARNAQDPELQQQALHYLGLFGGEEGMQVLEEIYASDPGKQAKRQILQSFMLAGRKERLLRAVREESDPDLRRVAIHQLGVLGAGEELAQMYGQESDKRLRSALLEALFVAGRYEDILRVARQEQDPDLRMAAIQRVGMMGDNSAVLLELYRSDDSKQVKEAVLQALMILQDDEALIELAKGEQDPELRRAMIRMLGIIGSQKASDFLIQLLEERQQ, from the coding sequence ATGAAAGTACGAATACCTGTTTTGATGCTCCTGATAGCCATGCTGACGGGAATGGCCGCCGCGGGGCCCGCTGAGCCCCGCGCGGCACTGGAGCGCTATTCTTCCCAGGAGGGCGCTTCAGCGGAATCTCAGAATCTTTACGCGCAGGGACGGCGCCATATTGAAGGCGACCGGTTCGAAGAAGCTGCCCGGAGTTTCTCTCAGGTGGTGGAACGCGGCGACTATCGTCCCGACGGGGCCCTCTACTGGCTGGCCTACTCGCTCAGCCGCCAAGGACGTGAGGCCGAGGCCTTAGAAGCCCTGGAGCGCCTTCTCCAGCAGTATCCCGAGAGCCAGTGGCGTTCCGACGGCCGGAGGCTGCGCGGCTCTGTGCGTGGCTCGGTGCCTGCTTTCGGCGTGGGCGTCGGGGCCGGTGTCGGCCGATCGTCCTCAGGGGGCGTGGGGTCTGGAGCCGCATCGGGCGTCTCGGCGAGCCGGAGCGAGACAATCTCACCGGCCGCTCGCAGCAATTTGAGCGAGAAGGACGAGTTGCGGCTGGCTATCCTCGACAGTCTGATGCAGGCCGATCCCGAAAAAGCCTTGCCGCAGGTGAAGAAGATCCTCTCCAGCGATGCTTCCAGCGCCGTCAAGCGGCGGGCTCTTTTCGTGCTGGCCCAATCGGGAGAGGCTGAGGCCGGCGCTGTCGTGGCCGATACCGCCCGCAACGCCCAAGATCCCGAACTGCAGCAGCAGGCCCTGCATTACCTGGGGCTGTTCGGGGGAGAAGAAGGCATGCAGGTGCTGGAAGAAATCTATGCCTCCGACCCCGGCAAGCAGGCCAAGCGGCAGATTCTGCAGAGCTTCATGCTGGCTGGGCGCAAAGAGCGTTTGCTGCGGGCGGTGAGGGAGGAATCCGACCCTGACCTGCGGCGGGTCGCCATCCACCAGCTCGGCGTGCTGGGCGCCGGCGAGGAATTAGCCCAGATGTATGGGCAGGAGTCCGACAAGCGGCTCCGATCAGCTCTGCTGGAGGCGCTTTTCGTGGCGGGACGCTACGAAGACATTCTGCGTGTGGCCCGCCAGGAGCAGGACCCGGACTTGCGCATGGCCGCCATTCAGCGGGTGGGCATGATGGGTGACAACAGCGCAGTGCTGCTGGAACTCTACCGCTCCGACGATTCCAAGCAGGTCAAGGAAGCCGTCTTGCAAGCCTTGATGATTCTGCAGGACGACGAGGCCCTGATCGAATTGGCCAAGGGCGAGCAGGACCCTGAGCTGCGCCGCGCCATGATACGCATGCTGGGAATAATCGGCAGCCAAAAGGCCTCCGACTTCCTCATCCAGCTTCTGGAAGAGAGACAGCAGTAG
- the asnS gene encoding asparagine--tRNA ligase, whose protein sequence is MPQCAAMAWHRISELLSGQVEPGREVTVKGWIKTRRDSKAGFSFLHLQDGTCFDPIQVVADGDLANYKDEVLHLTTHCAIAATGKLVESKGKGQAYEIQAESVEVLGWVDDPETYPVQPKRHSFEYLREVAHLRPRTNTFGAVARVRHCLAQAIHRFFDERGFYWIHTPIITAADAEGAGELFRVSTLDLLNLPRNQKGGIDFAEDFFGRETYLTVSGQLNVETYCQALTRVYTFGPTFRAENSNTSRHLAEFWMIEPEIAFAHLNDNADLAEDFLKYILKALLEERSDDMEFFNKWVHKGVTERTRKLVDSSFTRMDYTEAVSILEKAKHVKFEFPVRWGMDLQSEHERFLTEQHVKGPVVVVNYPKDIKAFYMRMNDDGKTVAAMDVLAPGMGEIIGGSQREERLEVLDQRMEEMDIEKDAYWWYRDLRRYGTVPHAGFGLGFERTVCYATGLSNIRDAIPFPRTPKHADF, encoded by the coding sequence ATGCCACAATGTGCGGCCATGGCATGGCACCGCATTTCAGAGCTGTTGAGCGGCCAGGTGGAACCCGGCCGTGAAGTGACCGTCAAGGGTTGGATCAAGACCCGCCGCGACTCTAAGGCGGGATTCTCTTTCCTGCACCTGCAGGACGGCACCTGCTTCGATCCCATTCAGGTGGTGGCCGACGGCGACCTGGCCAACTACAAGGACGAGGTTTTGCACCTGACCACGCACTGCGCCATCGCGGCCACCGGCAAGCTGGTGGAATCGAAAGGAAAAGGGCAGGCTTACGAGATCCAGGCCGAGTCGGTGGAAGTGCTGGGATGGGTGGACGATCCCGAAACCTATCCCGTCCAGCCCAAGCGCCACAGCTTCGAGTATCTGCGCGAAGTGGCCCACCTGCGTCCGCGCACCAATACTTTCGGCGCCGTGGCCCGGGTGCGCCATTGCCTGGCCCAGGCCATCCACCGCTTCTTTGACGAGCGCGGCTTTTACTGGATCCACACGCCCATCATCACCGCCGCAGACGCCGAGGGCGCCGGAGAACTCTTCCGCGTCTCGACCCTCGACCTTCTCAACCTGCCCCGCAACCAAAAAGGCGGCATCGACTTCGCTGAGGACTTCTTCGGACGCGAAACCTACCTGACGGTGTCAGGACAGCTCAATGTCGAAACCTATTGCCAGGCCCTGACCCGCGTCTACACCTTCGGGCCCACCTTCAGAGCCGAGAACTCCAACACCAGCCGCCATCTGGCCGAGTTCTGGATGATCGAGCCCGAGATCGCCTTCGCCCACCTCAACGACAACGCCGATCTGGCCGAGGACTTCCTCAAGTACATCCTCAAAGCCCTGTTGGAAGAGCGCTCCGACGACATGGAGTTCTTCAACAAGTGGGTCCACAAAGGCGTGACCGAACGCACCCGCAAGCTGGTCGACTCGAGCTTCACCCGCATGGACTACACGGAGGCCGTCTCCATTCTGGAGAAGGCCAAGCACGTCAAGTTCGAGTTCCCGGTCCGCTGGGGAATGGACCTGCAAAGCGAGCACGAGCGCTTCCTGACCGAGCAGCACGTCAAAGGCCCGGTGGTGGTGGTCAATTACCCCAAGGACATCAAGGCCTTCTACATGCGTATGAACGACGACGGCAAGACCGTGGCCGCCATGGACGTGCTGGCTCCCGGCATGGGCGAAATCATCGGCGGAAGCCAGCGCGAGGAGCGGCTGGAAGTCCTCGATCAGCGAATGGAGGAGATGGACATCGAGAAGGACGCCTACTGGTGGTACCGCGACCTGCGACGCTACGGAACCGTCCCCCACGCGGGCTTCGGTCTGGGCTTCGAACGAACCGTCTGCTACGCCACCGGACTCTCCAACATCCGCGACGCCATTCCCTTCCCCCGTACTCCCAAGCACGCCGACTTCTGA
- the xerC gene encoding tyrosine recombinase XerC: MSRPQQPPPAFDLFQDEIREFLDYLRYQRDCSPSTWKAYQGDLGEFTAYLSRGGRDTSARLQDIGHISIREFLGHLYDKGNSKSSAARKLAAIKSFFRYLHRQGKVDSNPARLVKTPKLPQRNPRVLTPRQVESILQLPDTSKALGRRDKAWMELLYAGGLRVSELVGIDVSDISFSQRLIRVLGKGRRERMVPFGEPALEAIDDYLPARLGLLRGNRSGRDLDALFLNHRGGRLSVRSIQIKLKDYVRRGALALSVHPHILRHSFATHLLNNGADLRSVQELLGHQSLSTTQRYTHLTLAELQKTYRNSHPKARKKE; the protein is encoded by the coding sequence GTGAGCCGTCCCCAGCAACCTCCGCCGGCCTTCGACCTCTTTCAGGACGAGATCCGCGAATTTCTCGATTACCTCCGCTACCAGCGCGACTGTTCGCCCAGCACCTGGAAGGCTTACCAGGGAGACCTGGGAGAATTCACAGCCTACCTGTCCCGCGGCGGACGCGACACCTCGGCCCGCCTGCAGGACATCGGACACATCTCCATCCGCGAATTCCTGGGGCATCTCTACGACAAGGGCAACAGCAAGTCCTCCGCGGCCCGCAAGCTGGCCGCCATCAAGTCCTTCTTCCGCTATCTTCACCGGCAGGGAAAGGTCGACTCCAATCCCGCCCGCTTGGTCAAGACCCCCAAGCTGCCGCAAAGGAACCCCCGAGTGCTGACGCCGCGCCAGGTGGAGAGCATCCTTCAGCTCCCCGATACCTCCAAGGCGCTGGGCCGGCGCGACAAGGCCTGGATGGAACTGCTCTACGCGGGCGGACTGAGGGTCAGCGAGCTGGTGGGCATCGACGTCTCGGACATCTCCTTCAGCCAGCGCCTCATCCGCGTGCTGGGCAAAGGGCGGCGCGAGCGCATGGTGCCTTTCGGAGAACCGGCGCTGGAAGCCATCGACGACTACCTCCCGGCCCGCCTGGGCCTGCTGCGGGGCAACCGAAGCGGACGCGACCTGGACGCCCTCTTCCTCAACCATCGCGGGGGACGCTTGAGCGTCCGCTCCATTCAGATCAAGCTCAAGGACTATGTGCGCCGGGGCGCCCTGGCGCTCAGCGTCCACCCTCATATCTTGCGCCACTCCTTCGCCACCCACCTGCTCAACAACGGAGCCGACCTGCGCAGCGTGCAGGAACTGCTGGGGCACCAGAGCCTTTCCACCACTCAGCGCTATACCCACCTGACGCTGGCCGAGTTGCAGAAGACCTACCGCAACTCTCACCCCAAAGCCCGCAAAAAAGAATAA
- a CDS encoding sigma-54 dependent transcriptional regulator, giving the protein MSSGTAFQTETKRGRILVVDDEKNVCRSLQAVLEDEEYEVETVASGEDCLKALEKGSFEAVFLDIWLPGQDGLEILKEIRLRRPRQVVIMISGHGTIESAVRSTKLGAYDFIEKPLSLDKVMLVLENALRLRRLEEENRSLKDWVRQETTMVGDSVPMRALRQQLEYAAPTEGRVLIYGENGTGKELVARLLHLHSKRSERAFVEVNCAAIPEDLIEAELFGSAKGAYTGASENREGKFASAHRGTLFLDEVGDMSLKSQAKVLRVLEEQRFYPVGANQAVDVDVRVIAATNKDLEAQIQEGDFREDLFFRLNVIPFEVPPLRQRREDIPALFSYFLDRFARHYGQQSKKISPEALERLQDYHWPGNVRELKNMAERWAIMIPGHEVTLSDLPRSIRRAPSRSSGDGPANFQEAREDFERRFILEKLEENDNNVSRTAAAIGMERTHLHRKLKSLGIRD; this is encoded by the coding sequence ATGAGCAGCGGCACGGCCTTTCAGACGGAAACGAAGCGGGGACGCATCCTGGTGGTGGACGACGAAAAGAACGTCTGCCGCTCCCTGCAGGCCGTGTTGGAGGACGAGGAATACGAGGTCGAGACGGTGGCTTCAGGCGAAGACTGCCTGAAGGCGCTGGAGAAGGGCAGCTTCGAAGCCGTCTTCCTGGACATTTGGCTGCCCGGCCAGGACGGTCTCGAGATCCTCAAGGAGATCAGGCTGCGCAGGCCGCGCCAGGTGGTCATCATGATCTCGGGACACGGCACCATCGAGTCGGCCGTCCGCTCCACCAAGCTGGGCGCTTACGACTTCATCGAAAAGCCGCTCTCGCTGGACAAGGTCATGCTGGTGCTGGAGAACGCCCTGCGCCTGCGCCGCCTGGAGGAAGAGAACCGCTCCCTCAAAGACTGGGTGCGCCAGGAAACCACCATGGTGGGCGATTCGGTCCCCATGCGGGCCCTGCGCCAGCAGCTCGAGTATGCGGCCCCCACCGAGGGGCGCGTCCTCATCTATGGAGAGAACGGAACCGGCAAAGAGTTGGTGGCGCGCCTGCTGCACCTGCACAGCAAGCGTAGCGAGCGGGCCTTCGTGGAGGTCAACTGCGCCGCCATTCCCGAGGACCTGATCGAAGCCGAACTCTTCGGCAGCGCCAAAGGAGCCTACACCGGGGCCAGCGAGAACCGGGAAGGCAAGTTCGCCTCAGCCCATCGGGGCACCCTCTTCCTCGATGAAGTCGGCGACATGAGCCTGAAGAGCCAGGCCAAGGTGCTGCGGGTCCTGGAAGAGCAGCGCTTTTATCCGGTGGGAGCCAACCAGGCGGTGGACGTCGACGTCAGAGTGATCGCCGCCACCAACAAGGACCTGGAAGCACAGATCCAAGAAGGGGATTTTCGCGAGGATCTCTTCTTCCGCCTCAACGTCATACCCTTCGAGGTCCCCCCCCTGCGCCAGCGTCGGGAAGACATCCCGGCCCTCTTTTCCTACTTCCTGGACCGCTTTGCCCGCCATTACGGACAGCAATCCAAGAAGATCAGCCCTGAGGCGCTGGAGCGCCTGCAGGACTACCATTGGCCCGGAAACGTGCGCGAACTGAAAAACATGGCGGAGCGCTGGGCTATTATGATTCCCGGCCATGAAGTGACGCTCTCGGACCTGCCCCGCAGCATCCGCCGGGCCCCCAGCCGGTCCTCCGGCGATGGACCCGCCAACTTCCAGGAGGCGCGGGAGGACTTCGAGCGCCGCTTCATCCTGGAAAAGCTGGAAGAGAACGACAACAACGTGTCGCGCACCGCCGCCGCCATCGGCATGGAGAGAACCCACTTGCACCGCAAGCTCAAATCGCTGGGCATCCGCGACTGA
- a CDS encoding ATP-binding protein: MRRKQLLQKIYWVSAFLAVSILVYLVSIIFLNPSSVGNPQFGRNINLWAVIWTANFIILFVLGFILARDLIKLLFEFQQGESGSRIKAKLVGSFIIISLFPALIMSFLALGLINRTLDQWFKSPSRQLLDSARQMEENFYEMHRRTALRRLRENAVEGGAISPQEAERLLQGREAPEGFRGLLLLDAQGRLLDDAGNWATPQLPDQALATVRLGLEEAASQGDFYIRRKSEPEDPGLGESATHDFGFAAIPLRDPQGALRGLLAARFVLDDSTQFHRIGIEEAFSAQQLIEQDERTLRLTYFSVIGVTTLAVIFGFVWLATFIARRITYPIEALALGSRQLAEGNLDHRVEVEAVDELGVLVRSFNSMAEDIRQSRAELEKANAELVASNREIDKRRLYIETIVQNIATGVVSIDRGHVVRSVNEAALKMFGKTRHEIIDKKVEDFSDRAFYLDFLSLVKRTELYGTFRRELTIQPGDRKRYIAATMTLSRAPESEEMEFLVVLDDLTELIRAEKFAAWQEVARRMAHEIKNPLTPIQLQAQRLERRFRRLQERQGSKEELSRFGTVVKDATEIIVSEAEILRQLIQEFSRFARLPSHQPRKIEVHQVIERTLSLYDGRLQDIEIEKRFDQDLDTAQADPQQLERVLVNLIDNSLDSLAEAETQRRLLIATQVHPKRRSWRLRISDSGVGIPPEDYDRLFLPYFSTKRKGTGLGLAIVRQIIEEHGGSIRAEPNRPQGVSFILEMPLGDLGSNSH, translated from the coding sequence ATGAGGCGCAAACAACTCCTGCAGAAGATCTACTGGGTTTCGGCCTTCCTGGCCGTCTCCATCCTGGTGTACCTGGTCAGCATTATCTTCCTCAATCCCTCCTCGGTGGGCAATCCCCAGTTTGGACGCAACATCAATCTGTGGGCCGTCATCTGGACAGCCAACTTCATTATCCTCTTCGTGCTGGGATTCATCCTGGCGCGGGACTTGATCAAGCTGCTCTTCGAGTTTCAGCAGGGCGAGAGCGGCAGCCGAATCAAAGCCAAGCTGGTGGGATCGTTCATCATCATTTCGCTTTTCCCGGCCTTGATCATGTCTTTTCTGGCCCTGGGACTGATCAACCGCACGCTCGACCAATGGTTCAAGTCGCCCTCCCGTCAATTGCTCGACTCGGCCCGCCAGATGGAGGAGAACTTCTATGAGATGCACCGCCGCACCGCCTTGCGCCGGCTGCGCGAGAACGCTGTCGAGGGCGGAGCGATCAGTCCTCAGGAGGCCGAGCGGCTGCTGCAAGGACGGGAGGCCCCGGAAGGCTTCCGCGGACTTCTGCTGCTGGACGCTCAAGGCCGGTTGCTGGATGACGCCGGCAACTGGGCCACCCCCCAGCTCCCCGACCAAGCCCTGGCAACGGTCCGCCTGGGGCTGGAGGAGGCCGCCTCGCAAGGGGACTTCTACATCCGCCGCAAGAGCGAGCCGGAAGATCCGGGTCTGGGAGAAAGCGCCACTCACGACTTCGGCTTCGCAGCCATCCCGCTGAGAGATCCGCAGGGGGCCCTGAGGGGGCTGTTGGCGGCACGTTTCGTCCTCGACGACTCCACCCAGTTCCACCGCATCGGAATCGAGGAGGCCTTTTCGGCCCAGCAACTGATCGAGCAGGACGAGCGCACCCTGCGGCTGACCTATTTCTCGGTCATCGGCGTCACCACGCTGGCGGTCATCTTCGGCTTCGTGTGGCTGGCCACCTTCATCGCCCGCCGCATCACCTATCCGATCGAGGCTTTGGCACTGGGTTCGCGGCAATTGGCCGAAGGCAACCTCGATCATCGTGTCGAGGTGGAGGCCGTCGATGAATTGGGAGTGCTGGTGCGCTCCTTTAACAGCATGGCCGAGGACATCCGCCAGAGCCGGGCCGAGTTGGAGAAGGCCAACGCCGAACTGGTGGCCTCTAACCGCGAGATCGACAAGCGGCGTCTCTACATCGAAACCATCGTCCAGAACATCGCCACCGGCGTGGTCAGCATCGACCGCGGCCACGTGGTGCGTTCGGTCAACGAGGCGGCGCTGAAGATGTTCGGAAAGACCCGCCACGAGATCATTGACAAGAAGGTGGAGGACTTCTCGGATCGCGCCTTCTACCTCGACTTCCTCAGCTTGGTGAAGCGGACCGAACTGTATGGAACCTTCCGGCGCGAGCTGACCATTCAGCCCGGCGACCGCAAACGCTACATCGCAGCGACCATGACGCTCAGCCGCGCTCCGGAAAGCGAGGAGATGGAGTTCTTGGTGGTGCTCGACGACTTGACCGAGCTGATCAGGGCCGAGAAGTTCGCCGCCTGGCAGGAAGTGGCCCGCCGCATGGCTCACGAAATCAAGAATCCTCTTACGCCCATCCAGCTTCAGGCCCAACGGCTGGAACGCCGCTTCCGCCGTCTGCAGGAGCGGCAGGGATCGAAAGAGGAATTGAGCCGCTTCGGAACGGTGGTCAAGGACGCCACCGAGATCATCGTCTCCGAGGCCGAGATCCTGCGCCAGTTGATACAGGAATTCTCCCGCTTTGCCCGGCTTCCCTCACATCAGCCGCGCAAAATCGAAGTCCACCAGGTCATCGAACGCACCTTGAGCCTCTACGACGGGCGCCTGCAGGACATCGAAATCGAAAAGCGCTTTGACCAGGACTTGGATACGGCGCAGGCCGACCCTCAACAGCTTGAGCGCGTGCTGGTCAACCTGATCGACAATTCTCTCGACTCGCTGGCTGAGGCCGAGACCCAGCGGCGGCTGTTAATCGCCACCCAAGTCCATCCCAAGCGCCGATCCTGGCGCCTCCGCATCAGCGACAGCGGGGTCGGCATCCCCCCCGAAGACTACGACCGTCTCTTCCTGCCCTACTTCTCGACCAAGAGGAAGGGGACGGGACTGGGACTGGCCATCGTACGCCAGATCATCGAGGAGCACGGCGGCTCCATCCGGGCCGAACCCAACCGTCCTCAGGGCGTCAGCTTCATCCTGGAGATGCCGCTGGGCGACCTGGGGTCGAACTCGCACTGA
- a CDS encoding hydantoinase/oxoprolinase family protein, with protein sequence MLRIGIDTGGTFTDFVVLTEDRVETFKLPSTPAQPEQAVLEGLKRILAQHQPEAFLVRHGSTVATNALLERKGARTALVTNQGFEDVLEIGRQNRPGLYSFEASKPEPLVPRELRVGIRQRSLPGGSQLAALEGKNLDWLNNKMGQLKPEAVAVSLLYSYLDPEAEERIGQELSKMGLPVSLSHKIHPEFREFERTSAVVVNAYLTPTMNRYLAALGKHPLLDAGKLSVMQSNGGAISGEVARGEPIRTLLSGPAGGVVGAFKAAREAGFDRIITFDMGGTSTDVCLVDGKIVTTNEGEINHLPIPVQMIDIHTIGAGGGSIASVDDGGLLRVGPESAGADPGPVAYGKKGQQVTVTDAHVLLGHLPPDFFLGGEMQLRPDLVRPVMEGLAGQVKDASQQDLSPEEVAEGVLAIADTQMENALRVISLQKGYDTRDFTLVSFGGSGGLHACRLARALGIPRVLIPADPGLLSAAGILHAEVVKDTARTVLLASDDDNTQTQLEQAFEELEAQVNAHLSNEGFAEEERRLERSLDLRYPGQSYEINIPYSDSYLERFHQMHEQLYGYGNPGLQVEIVTLRVRAAGASAPLPAVRHQREGEKPEAESMVQKNQVRIESRDVSTQVFLRHRLKAGTRIEGPAIIVEYSATTLLPEDFKVEVDERLNLVIEPK encoded by the coding sequence ATGCTGCGAATAGGAATTGACACCGGCGGAACCTTCACCGACTTCGTGGTCCTGACCGAGGACAGAGTCGAGACCTTCAAGCTGCCCTCGACCCCCGCTCAGCCCGAGCAGGCTGTTTTAGAAGGCCTCAAGCGCATCCTGGCCCAGCACCAGCCGGAGGCCTTTTTGGTGCGCCACGGATCGACGGTAGCCACCAACGCCCTGTTGGAGCGCAAAGGCGCCCGCACCGCGCTGGTCACCAATCAGGGATTCGAGGACGTGCTCGAGATCGGACGCCAGAACCGTCCCGGTCTCTACAGCTTCGAGGCTTCCAAGCCCGAGCCGCTGGTCCCGCGCGAACTGCGGGTGGGCATTCGTCAGCGAAGCCTTCCCGGAGGCTCGCAGTTGGCGGCCTTGGAGGGCAAGAATCTGGACTGGCTCAACAACAAGATGGGCCAGCTCAAGCCCGAAGCGGTAGCGGTGTCTCTGCTCTACAGCTATCTGGATCCTGAGGCGGAAGAGCGCATCGGCCAGGAATTGAGCAAGATGGGCCTGCCGGTTTCCCTTTCCCACAAGATCCATCCCGAGTTCCGCGAGTTCGAACGGACCTCGGCCGTGGTCGTCAACGCTTACTTGACCCCCACCATGAACCGCTATCTGGCGGCCCTGGGCAAACATCCGCTGCTGGACGCGGGCAAGCTGAGCGTGATGCAGTCCAACGGCGGCGCCATTTCGGGCGAAGTGGCGCGGGGAGAGCCCATCCGCACCTTGCTGTCGGGTCCTGCCGGAGGCGTGGTGGGAGCCTTCAAGGCGGCCCGCGAGGCGGGTTTCGACCGCATTATCACCTTCGATATGGGCGGAACCTCGACCGACGTCTGCCTGGTGGACGGCAAGATCGTCACCACCAATGAAGGCGAAATCAACCACCTTCCCATTCCCGTGCAGATGATCGACATCCACACCATCGGCGCCGGCGGAGGCTCCATCGCCTCGGTGGACGATGGCGGCTTGCTGCGGGTCGGACCGGAGAGCGCGGGAGCCGATCCCGGGCCGGTGGCCTATGGCAAAAAGGGCCAGCAGGTCACCGTCACCGACGCCCACGTCCTGCTGGGACACCTGCCTCCCGATTTCTTCCTGGGTGGCGAAATGCAACTGCGTCCCGACCTGGTGCGCCCCGTCATGGAAGGCTTAGCCGGGCAAGTCAAGGATGCCAGCCAGCAGGACCTTTCTCCGGAAGAAGTGGCCGAAGGGGTGCTGGCCATCGCCGACACACAAATGGAAAACGCTTTGCGCGTCATCTCCCTGCAGAAAGGCTACGACACGCGCGACTTCACCCTGGTCAGCTTCGGGGGGTCGGGCGGATTGCATGCCTGCCGTCTGGCGCGGGCTCTGGGCATTCCCCGCGTGTTGATTCCCGCCGACCCCGGTCTGCTTTCGGCGGCCGGAATCCTCCACGCCGAGGTGGTCAAGGACACGGCCCGTACGGTGTTGCTGGCCAGCGATGACGACAACACCCAGACCCAGCTCGAGCAGGCCTTCGAAGAGCTGGAGGCGCAGGTCAACGCTCACCTCAGCAATGAAGGCTTCGCCGAAGAAGAGCGGCGCCTGGAGCGCAGCCTCGACCTGCGCTATCCGGGACAGTCTTACGAGATCAACATTCCCTACAGCGACAGCTACCTGGAACGCTTCCACCAGATGCACGAGCAACTCTACGGCTATGGGAATCCCGGCTTGCAAGTCGAAATCGTTACCTTGCGGGTGCGGGCCGCCGGCGCCTCCGCCCCGCTGCCGGCCGTCCGACACCAAAGAGAAGGGGAGAAACCCGAAGCCGAGTCGATGGTTCAGAAAAACCAAGTGCGCATCGAGAGCCGAGACGTGTCGACACAGGTCTTCTTGCGCCATCGCCTCAAAGCAGGCACCCGTATCGAGGGGCCGGCCATCATCGTCGAATACAGCGCTACCACCCTGCTGCCCGAGGACTTCAAAGTCGAGGTGGATGAGCGCTTGAATCTGGTCATTGAACCCAAGTAG